One genomic segment of Mytilus galloprovincialis chromosome 5, xbMytGall1.hap1.1, whole genome shotgun sequence includes these proteins:
- the LOC143076590 gene encoding pancreatic secretory granule membrane major glycoprotein GP2-like encodes MPTSCIDVFRCGSSMPIWLNGTLPEIENDVVSLDVCYRGFMDCCEKRTQIQLKNCGTYNVYLLKPVDTCNARYCVAERIRCPLGESSRTGYEPNCQPINITFKGIARVQPIEPNHDVYSNDEHMLKFRCNVNIPVENKGHVFDLKWDLNGKTILANDTNTTNIKEEDFIQQAVLTADDLKRENQTTMGFKLKCSVRARLFPNSVPTVFQESEEFFAGIMVLLIN; translated from the exons ATGCCAACATCATGCATCGACGTGTTCCGGTGTGGATCGTCAATGCCAATATGGTTAAATG GGACATTACCTGAGATAGAGAATGACGTCGTTTCCTTGGATGTTTGCTATAGAGGATTTATGGATTGTTGTGAAAAGAGGACAcaaattcagttgaaaaattGTGGAACATACAACGTCTATCTGCTTAAACCTGTTGATACATGCAATGCCAGATACTGTGTTG CTGAGCGCATACGTTGTCCTCTAGGTGAAAGTTCTAGAACTGGATATGAGCCAAATTGCCAAC CTATTAATATTACATTTAAAGGCATTGCTCGAGTACAACCAATAGAACCAAACCACGATGTTTATTCTAACGATGAGCACATGCTTAAATTCAGATGCAATGTCAATATTCCAGTCGAAAACAAAGGACATGTCTTTGACCTGAAGTGGGATTTGAATGGAAAAACAATTCTCGCAAATGATACAAATACAACAAACATAAAGGAGGAGGACTTTATTCAACAAGCTGTACTGACAGCAGATGATTTAAAACGTGAAAACCAAACTACAATGGGATTCAAg CTTAAATGTTCAGTCAGAGCTCGTTTGTTTCCAAATTCCGTGCCTACAGTTTTTCAAGAAAGTGAAGAATTCTTTGCAGGAATTATGGTATTGCTGattaattga